The following proteins are co-located in the Labrys monachus genome:
- a CDS encoding cob(I)yrinic acid a,c-diamide adenosyltransferase, producing MVRLNQIYTRTGDDGTTGLGTGERRSKADLRVEAYGAVDEANAAIGLARLHSAGEEPAIDAMLARIQNDLFDLGADLCTPEGGEKPITWTALRIAQAQSDRLEQEIDAMNASLPALKSFVLPGGTPCAAALHLARTTARRAERCMVALSQRAGEIVSPEALRYINRLSDHLFVASRVLNHRGGGDILWVPGENR from the coding sequence GACGGCACGACCGGGCTCGGCACCGGCGAGCGCCGCTCCAAGGCGGACCTGCGCGTGGAAGCCTATGGCGCGGTGGACGAGGCCAATGCGGCCATCGGGCTCGCCCGTCTCCACAGCGCCGGCGAGGAGCCGGCCATCGATGCCATGCTGGCCCGCATCCAGAATGACCTTTTCGATCTCGGCGCCGACCTGTGCACGCCGGAAGGCGGGGAGAAGCCGATCACCTGGACGGCCCTGCGCATCGCGCAGGCGCAGTCCGACCGGCTCGAGCAGGAAATCGACGCGATGAATGCCAGCCTGCCGGCGCTGAAGTCCTTTGTGCTGCCCGGCGGCACGCCCTGCGCCGCCGCCCTCCACCTCGCCCGTACCACCGCCCGGCGCGCCGAGCGCTGCATGGTGGCCCTGTCGCAGCGGGCGGGCGAGATCGTCTCGCCCGAGGCGCTGCGCTATATCAACCGGCTGTCGGACCACCTCTTCGTCGCCAGCCGCGTACTCAACCACAGGGGGGGCGGCGACATTCTCTGGGTGCCCGGCGAGAACCGGTGA